The Pedobacter africanus genome has a window encoding:
- a CDS encoding DMT family transporter, with protein MKNIIIGLLFAMLWASASVATKFGIHSAPPLILGNTRFFIAGFVLLGYCYLISRDKQYRLPTYTEWRQLAIFGFLNTTVYLGLYVYAMKYTAAGIGSLSTSTNPLLIVLLSSWLMGRRPAKAEILSILIGMAGIAIATYPLLKNADTTIVGVVILMSSMVAVSFASVYYARIQWTLPNLLINGWQVSLGGLFLLPFTFVFSDFSAVQLDDRFIYSVLWLSLAVSVVGLICWFYLLKIDTVKASLWLFLCPLFGFFYAWWLLNEPITLYTVIGTLMVIAGLYIGQRKKLGA; from the coding sequence GTGAAGAACATCATTATTGGCTTACTCTTTGCTATGCTCTGGGCTTCCGCCTCGGTAGCCACCAAATTTGGCATCCATTCTGCCCCTCCGCTGATCCTGGGCAATACCCGTTTCTTCATAGCCGGATTCGTGTTGCTGGGCTATTGTTACCTGATCAGCAGGGATAAACAATACCGGCTGCCCACGTATACAGAATGGCGTCAGCTCGCCATCTTCGGTTTTCTGAATACTACCGTATACCTTGGCTTGTACGTCTATGCCATGAAATATACCGCTGCTGGAATAGGCAGCTTATCCACCTCCACCAATCCGCTGCTCATCGTATTGCTTTCTTCCTGGCTCATGGGCCGCAGGCCTGCAAAAGCGGAGATATTGAGCATCCTGATTGGCATGGCAGGAATTGCTATAGCTACCTACCCGCTACTCAAAAACGCCGATACCACCATCGTGGGCGTGGTGATCCTCATGAGCAGCATGGTTGCCGTATCTTTTGCCAGCGTTTACTACGCGCGCATCCAGTGGACCCTGCCCAACCTGCTCATCAACGGCTGGCAGGTGAGCCTTGGCGGCTTGTTCCTGCTGCCCTTTACTTTTGTTTTCAGTGATTTTTCGGCCGTACAGCTGGATGACCGGTTCATTTATTCAGTTTTATGGCTCAGTCTCGCTGTTTCAGTAGTCGGCCTCATCTGCTGGTTCTACCTCTTAAAAATAGATACCGTAAAGGCTTCGCTATGGCTTTTTCTTTGTCCGCTTTTTGGCTTCTTTTATGCCTGGTGGCTGCTCAATGAGCCCATCACCCTGTATACCGTCATTGGCACGCTGATGGTGATTGCAGGACTGTACATCGGGCAGCGTAAGAAGCTGGGTGCATAA